GGTCGCGGTGGTCGGGCCGGCCGGTCCGACAACCTCGTCGCGCACCGGATCGACCGGGCCGACATAATAGATCACCCGGCCCTTGAAATCGACGGGCAGCTCCTCGCCCTTGGCCAGCATGTCCTGGATGCGCTTGTGCGCGGCGTCGCGGCCGGTGAGCATCTTGCCGTTGAGCAGCAGCCGGTCGCCCGGCTTCCAGCTCGCCACCTGTTCGGGGGTCAGGCTGTCGAGATCGACCTTGATCGCCTCCTTGGACGGGGTCCATTCGACCTTCGGCCATTCGTCGAGGCTCGGCGGCTCCAGGAAGGCCGGGCCCGATCCGTCGAGGTGAAAATGCGCGTGGCGGGTCGCGGCGCAGTTCGGGATCATCGCGATCGGCTTCGACGCGGCATGGGTCGGATAATCCATGATCTTGACGTCGAGGATGGTGGCGAGGCCGCCCAGCCCCTGCGCGCCGATGCCGAGCGCGTTGACCTTGTCAAATATCTCGATGCGCAGGCGCTCGATATCGTTCTGCGGTCCGCGCTGCTTGAGCTGGGCCATGTCGATGTCGCCCATCAGCGACTCCTTGGCCATCGTCATCGCCTTTTCGGCGGTGCCGCCGATACCGATGCCGAGCATGCCCGGCGGGCACCAGCCGGCGCCCATTTTCGGGATCTGCTCGATCACCCAGTCGACGATCGACTCGCTCGGGTTGAGCATGGCGAATTTCGACTTGTTCTCCGAACCGCCGCCCTTGGCCGCGACCGCGACCTCGACATGATGGCCCGGCACCATCTCGACATTCATCACCGAGGGGGTGTTGTCCTTGGTGTTGACCCGGCTGAAGGCGGGATCCCTGAGGATAGAGGCGCGCAGCTTGTTCTCGGGGTGGAGATAGGCGCGGCGCACGCCCTCGTCGACGACCTCCTGCAGGCTGCGCTCCGAATCGAGCATGCACTGCTGGCCCCATTTGATGAACACCGTGACGATGCCGGTGTCCTGGCAGATCGGGCGGTGTCCCTCGGCGCACATCCGGCTGTTGGTCAGGATCTGCGCGATCGCGTCCTTGGCCGCCGGGCCCTGCTCGGCCTCATAGGCGGCGCCCAGCGCGCGGATATAATCCATCGGGTGATAATAGCTGATATATTGGAGGGCGTCGGCGACGCTCTCGATCAGATCGGCTTCCTTGATGATGACGGTCATGGCCCCGGCTCCGAAAATCTCTGCCCAACTGCCGGTGGCATAGACGCGAAGCACCGAGCGGTCAGCCAGAAAATGAAGGCTTGTGGCCATCATGGCCTGCACGCTGCGCGGTGGAAATAGTTTCATTTGTTGCTATATCGGCGTCATGCTCAAGACCGATCAGACCATTGCGGCCAGCCCGCCGCCCGGCGCCGCCGCCGACTGGACCATTCCGCAGAAGTGGGAGGCGTATGGCGCGTCGGAGCACGCGACCTGGGACAAGCTGTTCGCGCGCCAGACGGCGATGCTGCCGGGGCGAGTCGTACCCGCCTTCCTCGAAGGCGTCGCGCTGGCGGGACTCGACCGGCCCGGCATCCCGAATTTCGAGGAGCTTTCCGAGCGGCTGATGAAAGCCACCGGATGGCAGGTGTTGGCGGTTCCCGGCCTGGTGCCGGAGGATGTGTTCTTCGACCATCTCGCCCATCGTCGCTTCGTCGCGGGCAGCTTTATCCGCCGCCCCGATCAGCTGGACTACCTCCAGGAACCCGATGTCTTCCACGACGTGTTCGGCCATGTACCGCTGCTCGCCCACCCGATCTTCGCCGATTATATGCAGGCCTATGGCCAGGGCGGGCTGCGGGCGCTGGAGAAGGGTGCGATCGACCGGCTGGCGCGGCTCTACTGGTACACGGTCGAGTTCGGGCTGATCCGAGACGGGGACGGCTGCAAGCTCTACGGCGCGGGGATCGTCTCCTCCTATGGCGAATCGATCTTCGCGCTCGACGATCCATCGCCCAACCGGATCGGCTTCGACCTGAAGCGGGTGATGCGTACCCGCTACCGGATCGACGATTATCAGCAGAATTATTTCGTGATCGACAGCTTCGACGATCTGCTGCGCCAGACCATCGAGACCGATTTCGCACCGCTCTATCGCGAGATCGCCGAACAGCCCGATTATGAACCGGGCGAGATTGCCCCCGGCGACGTGGTGCTCACCCCGGGCACGCAGGCCTATGCCCGGCAGAAGGCCGGGCAGCTTTCCCCGGCCCAATGAAAAAGGGGCCGGTCGCTGCCGACCGGCCCCCTTCAAACCCGCAGTACGGTCAGGCGGCGAGCGGAAGCTCGGCCATCTCCGCATCATTGTCGGCGCCGCGCGCTTCGATGGCGGCGGGCCGGGCCTCACGCTTCGGAAAGATCAGGCGCGAGGCCAGCACCACGGCGCCGAGGCCGAAATAGGCGATCAGCACGATCTTCGGGCTGAAGAGCAGCGCGGTCGCGAACAGGATGCGCAGCCAGTTGGCATTGAAGCCGAAATCCTGCCCGATCGCCTCGCAGACGCCGAAGAAGGTGTCGTGGCGCCAGAAGGTGTTGTTGCTCGTCATCGTCCCGTTCCCAATTCCTGGCGGACCCGATCGTCCGCGCTCATGTCTTCTCTTCAGCACAAGCCGTGCCAAATACCTCTACCGTTTATTTTCAATGGTTTAGACGAAGGCCGTTCTTATCGCCGCCATCCGCTGGCCGAAAATCCCACCGATAGTTAGGAAATCCCGCCAGCCGTTCAACCGCCTCTCCGGCGCCCTCTATAGGGTCTGGAAATTAATCATGACTGTACGGACGGAACCGCCGGCGCCGAACCTTGGCGACCAGGCACCGAGGCCGATGCCCCGACCGGCGGCGCGTCGAGCACGAGGGGCGGTGCCACGCATGGCTTCTGCCCGCAGTCCCACGTCAAAAGGAAGACGGAGAAGCGGGATCCCGGGTCAGGCCCGGGATGACGATGGAGTCGAAGGGCTTTGCGCCTAGCCCGCCGCCGATCGCCGCCGCAGGTCCTCCACGCAGCGCAGCGCCGTCTTGCCGTCCCACATGTCGGGGCGCCTGCGGTCCTGTCGGGGCTGCGCCAGCGCCGCCAGCAGCCGCTCCAGCAGGTTGCCCGCGTTGACGAGCTGGGCCGTCCCCTCGCTGATCGTGATCGGGCGCTCGGTATTCTCGCGCAGGGTCAGGCAGGGGATGCCGAGATAGGTGGTCTCCTCCTGGATGCCGCCCGAGTCCGTGATGACCGCCGCCGCGCCGGCGACGAGGCTCATGAAGCGGACATAGGCGGCCGGGCCGACCAGCCGGACCCCGGCGCCCTCCAGCCGTGCCGCGCCGGCCTCGCCCAGCCTCTGGCGGGTGCGCGGGTGGACCGGGAAGACCAGCGGCAGATGCGCCTGCACCGCGACCAGCGCCTCGACCAGCCGGTCCAGCTGCTCGGGCACGTCGACGTTCGACGGGCGGTGGAGCGTCACCACGCCATAGCCGCCCGGCGCATGGCCCAGCTCGCCCGGATAGTCGGCGGCCTCGATCGCGGGGCGGACCAGCTCATAGCTGTCCATCATGATGTTGCCGACACGGGTGATGCGGTCTTCCGGGATGCCTTCGTTGCGCAGATTCTCGTCGGCGTCGGGCGACGGGGTCCACAGCACGTCGGCGAGCACGTCGGTGACGAGCCGGTTGAGCTCCTCGGGCATGTCGCGGTCGCGGCTGCGCAGGCCGGCTTCCAGATGCACGATCGGGATGCGCAGCTTGCCCGCCGCCATGGAGCAGGCCGCGGTCGAATTGACGTCGCCGACGACGATCAGCCAGTCGGGCCGCTCCTCCATCGCCAGCTTCTCATAGGCGATCATCACCCTGCCGGTCTGTTCGGCATGGGTGCCCGAGCCGATGCCGAGATGATGGTCCGGCGCCGGCAGTCCGAGGTCGGCGAAGATATCGTCGGACATCGCCGCGTCATAATGCTGGCCGGTGTGGACGATGACGGGCCGGAAGTCCCCGGTCGCCTTCAGAGCGTGCCAGAGCGGCGCCACCTTCATGAAATTGGGCCGCGCGGCGGCGATCAGGTGGACGAGGATCGGCTTGGTCATGAGGGGCCTTTTATCGTCTGTTCGGTTCGTGTCGAGCGCGGCCGCTGAGCCGCATCGCCCTTCCCTACCGACTCAGAAAATCAATGGGGGTGGTGGCCATGATCATCATGACCATGGTCGTGGTCATGATGCCCCTCGGCGCATTCGGCCTTCGCATCGGCGCATCGGCCGCGCTCGACCTGGAAGGTCGCGTGGCCGATGCCGAACTCGTCGCGTACCAGCCGCGCGGTCGAGGCCAGGAAATTGTCGTCGCCGGGGGCATCGGGCATCACGAGGTGCGCGGTCAGCGCCGTCTCGGTCGTGCTCGTCGGCCAGATATGGACATGGTGGACGGCGGTGACGCCGGGCAGCGCGCCGAGCCGGGTGGTGACGCTGGCGGGGTCGATCCGGCTGGGCACCCCGGCCAGCGACATGGTGAGCGAATCGCGGAACAGGCCCCAGGTGCCCGCCACGATCACCGCGACGATCACCAGGCTGATCGCGGGGTCGATCCACAGCAGCCCGGTCTGCCCAACCAGAAAGCCGGCGATCACCACCCCCGCCGAGACCGCCGCGTCGGCGGCCATGTGGAGGAAGGCGCCACGGATGTTGATGTCATGCTTGCCGCCGCGCAGGAACAGCAGGGCCGTGCCCAGATTGATGACGATGCCCACGCCCGCGACCGCCATCATCGTGCCGCTTTCGAGCGGCGCGGGATGGGCGAAACGCTGGACCGCGCCGAGCGCGATCGCTCCGCAGGCGATCAGCAGCAGGATCGCGTTGAACAGGGCCGCGAGGATCGACGAGCCGCGCAGCCCATAGGTGTAGCGCGCGCTCGCCGGCCGTTTCGACAGGGCATAGGCCGCCCATGCCATCAGCAGCCCCAGCACGTCGGAC
The sequence above is drawn from the Rhizorhabdus dicambivorans genome and encodes:
- a CDS encoding fumarate hydratase; translated protein: MTVIIKEADLIESVADALQYISYYHPMDYIRALGAAYEAEQGPAAKDAIAQILTNSRMCAEGHRPICQDTGIVTVFIKWGQQCMLDSERSLQEVVDEGVRRAYLHPENKLRASILRDPAFSRVNTKDNTPSVMNVEMVPGHHVEVAVAAKGGGSENKSKFAMLNPSESIVDWVIEQIPKMGAGWCPPGMLGIGIGGTAEKAMTMAKESLMGDIDMAQLKQRGPQNDIERLRIEIFDKVNALGIGAQGLGGLATILDVKIMDYPTHAASKPIAMIPNCAATRHAHFHLDGSGPAFLEPPSLDEWPKVEWTPSKEAIKVDLDSLTPEQVASWKPGDRLLLNGKMLTGRDAAHKRIQDMLAKGEELPVDFKGRVIYYVGPVDPVRDEVVGPAGPTTATRMDKFTGMMLEKTGLIAMVGKAERGPVAIEAIKQHKAAYLMAVGGAAYLVARAIKGAKVVGFADLGMEAIYEFDVKDMPVTVAVDATGESVHHTAPLVWREKIAREKLLENA
- the phhA gene encoding phenylalanine 4-monooxygenase; protein product: MLKTDQTIAASPPPGAAADWTIPQKWEAYGASEHATWDKLFARQTAMLPGRVVPAFLEGVALAGLDRPGIPNFEELSERLMKATGWQVLAVPGLVPEDVFFDHLAHRRFVAGSFIRRPDQLDYLQEPDVFHDVFGHVPLLAHPIFADYMQAYGQGGLRALEKGAIDRLARLYWYTVEFGLIRDGDGCKLYGAGIVSSYGESIFALDDPSPNRIGFDLKRVMRTRYRIDDYQQNYFVIDSFDDLLRQTIETDFAPLYREIAEQPDYEPGEIAPGDVVLTPGTQAYARQKAGQLSPAQ
- a CDS encoding PspC domain-containing protein; protein product: MTSNNTFWRHDTFFGVCEAIGQDFGFNANWLRILFATALLFSPKIVLIAYFGLGAVVLASRLIFPKREARPAAIEARGADNDAEMAELPLAA
- the wecB gene encoding non-hydrolyzing UDP-N-acetylglucosamine 2-epimerase produces the protein MTKPILVHLIAAARPNFMKVAPLWHALKATGDFRPVIVHTGQHYDAAMSDDIFADLGLPAPDHHLGIGSGTHAEQTGRVMIAYEKLAMEERPDWLIVVGDVNSTAACSMAAGKLRIPIVHLEAGLRSRDRDMPEELNRLVTDVLADVLWTPSPDADENLRNEGIPEDRITRVGNIMMDSYELVRPAIEAADYPGELGHAPGGYGVVTLHRPSNVDVPEQLDRLVEALVAVQAHLPLVFPVHPRTRQRLGEAGAARLEGAGVRLVGPAAYVRFMSLVAGAAAVITDSGGIQEETTYLGIPCLTLRENTERPITISEGTAQLVNAGNLLERLLAALAQPRQDRRRPDMWDGKTALRCVEDLRRRSAAG
- a CDS encoding cation diffusion facilitator family transporter is translated as MGLHHHDHSGHDHGHGHGHAPPSYGRAFALGVSLNLGFVIVEGAAGLLSGSIALIADAGHNLSDVLGLLMAWAAYALSKRPASARYTYGLRGSSILAALFNAILLLIACGAIALGAVQRFAHPAPLESGTMMAVAGVGIVINLGTALLFLRGGKHDINIRGAFLHMAADAAVSAGVVIAGFLVGQTGLLWIDPAISLVIVAVIVAGTWGLFRDSLTMSLAGVPSRIDPASVTTRLGALPGVTAVHHVHIWPTSTTETALTAHLVMPDAPGDDNFLASTARLVRDEFGIGHATFQVERGRCADAKAECAEGHHDHDHGHDDHGHHPH